In Bdellovibrio sp. GT3, one genomic interval encodes:
- a CDS encoding signal peptidase II: MKKREWLIVILPLVATWLVDRVTKLWATDITSVISHGPLHFVLHHNHGAMLGLFSDLPSVLRIVSLSTGGAFLLCTYALIQYLLPIKSLTLRCGLSILIGGILGNVGDRIIWGYVVDFIVIGTPSLSSPAFNIADALQWVGYGLIVYAIIREGELLWPENNSRKRFWVNLSFQVKYCILMMAVGLSLTLISLVFSYTYLRVTIQELVGNNQFLLNKFLVPYVITFTIICIAFCAITFAVGKVLSHRIAGPIYAFERYVYGIMKGESIPPLKVRKGDEFKELETLAEEINKRISTMKSERTVNVVEFKD; the protein is encoded by the coding sequence ATGAAAAAGCGCGAATGGCTCATTGTTATACTTCCTCTTGTTGCGACCTGGTTGGTCGACCGCGTAACTAAGCTGTGGGCTACGGACATCACTTCAGTGATATCCCACGGCCCACTGCACTTCGTATTGCACCACAATCACGGCGCAATGCTAGGCCTGTTTTCAGATTTGCCATCAGTGCTGCGTATCGTCTCACTTTCCACCGGCGGCGCATTCCTACTGTGTACTTACGCTTTGATTCAATACCTGTTACCCATCAAATCCCTGACCTTGCGCTGTGGCCTTTCGATATTAATCGGCGGGATTCTGGGCAACGTCGGCGACCGAATCATCTGGGGATATGTTGTCGATTTCATTGTTATCGGAACTCCATCCTTGTCCAGCCCGGCTTTCAATATCGCCGATGCCCTTCAATGGGTTGGCTATGGTTTGATCGTCTATGCGATTATCCGCGAAGGAGAATTGTTGTGGCCGGAAAACAACTCGCGCAAACGTTTCTGGGTCAATTTGTCGTTTCAGGTAAAGTACTGCATTCTGATGATGGCCGTGGGTTTAAGTCTTACTCTGATCAGTCTGGTTTTCTCTTACACGTATCTGCGTGTGACCATTCAGGAGCTGGTTGGCAATAACCAATTTCTTTTGAATAAGTTTCTGGTGCCTTATGTGATCACCTTCACTATTATCTGCATCGCATTTTGTGCCATTACTTTTGCAGTCGGAAAAGTCCTTTCCCATCGCATTGCCGGCCCCATCTATGCCTTTGAAAGATATGTCTACGGAATCATGAAGGGCGAGTCCATTCCGCCACTTAAAGTGCGTAAAGGCGACGAGTTCAAAGAACTTGAAACCCTGGCAGAAGAAATCAACAAACGCATCAGTACCATGAAATCTGAGCGCACCGTCAACGTCGTTGAATTCAAAGATTAA
- the lon gene encoding endopeptidase La, translating into MSFVSGYLPVIPLRNAVLFPGVSMPLRVGRDRSILALQKALTNQKWIVLLTQKNPESSLEKLEDMHTVGTLCKIESHRKEDDGSYTIFVNAHQRIRALNMRFENGIYETLTEGVEDILVADRKTEEALLESLKQIAYETVDLLGKHMRRVKEWIAEIEELSLLTNVCAAHADFTLAEKQGILETADVRERALKILDLMKEQKERLKIQLDIRQKLSENINQSQKESILREQMRVIREQLGDEDSNEITDQYRQKIQAAGLPEEALALATSQLKRLENINSASPEYQIIRTHLDLMTELPWSKSSVDQEIDLEKAETILNEDHFGMDKIKKRILQHLAVMKLRKTHQGSILLFVGPPGVGKTSLGKSIARALNKKYVRVALGGVRDDAEIRGHRRTYIGAMPGRIISGIKKAGENDPVFVLDEIDKLSRSFNGDPASALLETLDPEQNNSFQDHYLDTAFDLSKVLFIATANALDTIPGPLLDRMEVIELTGYTIEEKKNIAKRHLWPKQLAEHGIEESQLEITEGALSKMITDYTREAGVRELQRKIATICKYMSIKILKAEGEKLIVDINDLDDIFGAERFTSELTETSLPPGVVTGLAWTPVGGDILFIETEEMPGSGQLLLTGQLGEVMQESAKIAMSLLKARLPLMDPTVDFTKKEVHVHVPAGAIPKDGPSAGVTMLTSIASKLLKKPVNPKLAMTGEISLRGSVLPVGGIKEKIIAAHRAGVTEVILCKRNEKDLREVPSEIKDKMKFHFVDNVNDLLKIALEIDFPAYKLNFDNNTQMFPRAIN; encoded by the coding sequence ATGTCATTCGTATCTGGTTACCTTCCTGTTATTCCGCTTAGAAATGCCGTTCTGTTTCCCGGTGTCAGCATGCCTTTGCGGGTTGGAAGAGACCGCAGTATTCTCGCTTTGCAAAAAGCACTAACCAATCAAAAGTGGATCGTCCTCCTGACGCAGAAAAATCCCGAAAGCTCGCTGGAAAAGCTCGAGGATATGCACACAGTGGGCACGCTCTGCAAAATCGAATCGCATCGCAAGGAAGACGATGGCAGCTATACTATTTTTGTAAATGCCCATCAGCGTATACGTGCTCTGAATATGAGATTTGAAAACGGCATCTATGAGACTTTGACGGAAGGGGTTGAAGATATCCTGGTCGCTGACCGTAAGACCGAGGAAGCCTTGCTTGAAAGCCTCAAACAGATTGCCTATGAAACCGTGGATTTGCTTGGTAAACACATGCGTCGTGTGAAGGAGTGGATCGCCGAGATCGAAGAGCTTTCACTGCTGACCAATGTGTGTGCCGCTCACGCGGATTTCACTTTGGCTGAAAAACAGGGGATTCTGGAAACTGCAGATGTGCGTGAACGTGCGCTGAAAATTCTGGATCTTATGAAAGAGCAGAAAGAGCGTTTGAAAATTCAGCTCGATATCCGTCAAAAACTCAGTGAAAACATCAACCAAAGCCAGAAGGAAAGCATCCTTCGCGAGCAGATGCGTGTTATTCGCGAGCAGCTGGGGGATGAAGACAGCAATGAAATCACGGACCAGTATCGACAAAAAATTCAGGCGGCCGGATTGCCCGAAGAAGCTTTGGCGCTGGCAACCTCGCAACTGAAACGACTGGAGAACATCAATTCTGCATCTCCGGAGTATCAGATCATTCGCACGCATCTTGATTTGATGACTGAACTGCCGTGGAGCAAATCCTCGGTCGATCAGGAAATTGATCTGGAAAAAGCCGAAACGATTTTGAATGAAGATCATTTCGGCATGGATAAAATCAAAAAAAGAATTCTGCAGCATCTGGCGGTTATGAAACTGCGCAAGACGCATCAGGGTTCCATTCTGTTGTTTGTGGGTCCTCCGGGAGTCGGTAAGACCTCCTTGGGTAAAAGCATTGCGCGCGCTTTGAATAAAAAGTATGTGCGTGTGGCCTTGGGTGGCGTGCGGGATGATGCGGAAATTCGCGGACATCGTCGCACCTACATAGGGGCAATGCCGGGACGGATTATTTCTGGAATTAAGAAAGCCGGTGAAAACGATCCTGTATTTGTACTGGATGAAATCGATAAACTTTCGCGCAGCTTTAACGGTGATCCTGCCAGTGCCCTTTTGGAAACTTTGGACCCTGAGCAGAACAATTCTTTTCAGGATCATTACCTGGATACGGCATTTGATCTTTCGAAAGTTCTATTCATCGCTACGGCCAACGCGCTCGATACTATTCCAGGTCCGCTATTGGATCGTATGGAAGTCATTGAATTGACGGGCTACACGATAGAGGAAAAGAAAAACATCGCGAAACGTCACTTGTGGCCGAAACAACTTGCTGAGCACGGTATCGAGGAATCGCAGTTGGAAATCACAGAGGGCGCATTGTCCAAAATGATCACCGACTACACCCGGGAAGCCGGCGTGCGTGAACTGCAGAGAAAAATTGCGACGATATGCAAATACATGTCGATCAAGATTTTGAAAGCCGAAGGTGAAAAGCTGATCGTCGATATCAATGATCTGGATGATATTTTCGGTGCGGAAAGATTTACTTCTGAACTGACGGAAACCTCATTGCCACCGGGAGTGGTGACGGGGCTTGCATGGACTCCGGTGGGTGGTGACATCCTGTTTATCGAAACGGAGGAAATGCCGGGCTCAGGACAGCTTTTGTTGACGGGGCAATTGGGCGAGGTGATGCAGGAATCCGCAAAAATTGCGATGAGTCTGTTGAAGGCCAGATTGCCATTGATGGATCCAACGGTTGATTTCACCAAAAAAGAGGTGCATGTCCACGTTCCGGCGGGTGCGATCCCGAAAGATGGTCCGTCGGCAGGTGTAACTATGCTGACATCGATAGCCTCCAAGTTGCTGAAAAAACCGGTCAATCCAAAATTGGCCATGACGGGTGAAATCTCATTGCGTGGAAGTGTTCTGCCAGTGGGTGGCATCAAGGAAAAAATCATTGCGGCTCACCGTGCAGGTGTGACCGAAGTGATCTTGTGCAAACGAAATGAAAAGGACCTTCGCGAGGTTCCAAGTGAGATCAAAGACAAGATGAAGTTTCATTTCGTCGATAACGTCAATGATCTGCTGAAGATCGCCTTGGAAATTGATTTCCCGGCGTACAAGTTGAACTTTGATAACAATACGCAGATGTTCCCACGAGCTATCAATTAA
- a CDS encoding exonuclease domain-containing protein, with product MNLDLPLDEYTYIAFDTETSGAYPVGYDIVEFGAVKFHKGQEIDRLQFLLKPRELMSDFIIGIHGITNLMVAEAPLMPEKVQQIHEFFKGSVVMAHHAPFDLGFLTIDFEKAGLPLPIEPALCTSLLSRKWIHGVENHKLQTLIKHLNIDGGQAHRAYDDAKACLYVGLECFKKMGEGATLAQAIKSQGKQLWWKDYSMYTVNNNNLKTMIESIHTKKDLDLVYDGGSAKGETRRVSPIGIVRNPDGDYLMALCQRENTNKRYYLSRIKDVGIVY from the coding sequence GGATATGACATCGTGGAGTTTGGTGCGGTGAAGTTTCACAAAGGTCAGGAAATTGATCGTCTGCAGTTCCTGCTAAAGCCTCGCGAGTTGATGAGTGACTTCATCATCGGAATTCATGGCATCACAAATCTAATGGTTGCCGAAGCTCCATTAATGCCAGAAAAAGTTCAACAGATTCACGAGTTCTTCAAGGGCTCTGTTGTTATGGCTCATCATGCACCGTTTGATTTGGGTTTTTTGACAATTGATTTTGAAAAAGCCGGTTTGCCTTTACCAATTGAACCCGCATTGTGCACAAGTCTTCTTTCGCGCAAATGGATTCATGGTGTTGAAAATCATAAACTGCAAACATTGATCAAACATCTGAACATAGATGGTGGTCAGGCGCATCGTGCCTATGATGATGCTAAGGCGTGCTTATATGTTGGCTTGGAATGCTTTAAAAAAATGGGCGAGGGAGCAACTCTTGCACAGGCAATTAAAAGCCAAGGCAAGCAACTGTGGTGGAAAGATTATTCCATGTACACGGTGAACAACAACAATCTTAAGACGATGATTGAATCCATTCATACCAAAAAAGATTTGGATCTTGTATATGATGGGGGCTCAGCTAAGGGCGAGACTCGTCGTGTAAGTCCAATTGGAATAGTACGCAATCCAGATGGTGATTACCTTATGGCCCTTTGTCAGAGAGAGAACACCAATAAGCGTTATTATCTGTCCCGCATCAAAGATGTGGGAATTGTTTATTAA